A genomic window from Scomber scombrus chromosome 18, fScoSco1.1, whole genome shotgun sequence includes:
- the LOC134000299 gene encoding coiled-coil-helix-coiled-coil-helix domain-containing protein 5, with translation MQAAMDITAKYCHKEMEAYGSCVASNPSTWQHKCHELKMKVAQCTSSHPVIQKIRQDCSKEFMEFEQCLRENQGQPSSCSPHVARFLGCAETVDLSEVATNPVPQPS, from the exons AT GCAGGCTGCTATGGACATCACGGCAAAGTACTGCCACAAAGAAATGGAAGCTTATGGTTCATGCGTGGCCTCCAACCCATCAACATGGCAGCACAAGTGTCATGAACTGAAGATGAAGGTTGCACAATGCACATCATCACA CCCAGTGATCCAGAAGATCAGACAGGACTGTTCTAAGGAGTTTATGGAGTTTGAGCAATGTCTCAGGGAAAACCAGGGGCAACCTTCCTCCTGCTCACCACATGTGGCTCGCTTTCTGGGCTGTGCAGAGACAGTGGACCTCAGTGAAGTGG cTACGAATCCAGTACCTCAGCCGTCGTAG
- the lmx1al gene encoding LIM homeobox transcription factor 1-alpha codes for MLPTEISGGVCFTSSSHTEGRREGMKTEESQQSCLQQPPSSTPFGPEYTGGGEVCAGCDSPIADRFLLRVNERSWHETCVKCTVCLSALTGTCYCRDRLLYCKLDYEKLFVRKCSACLQVIGRSELIMRVLGQVYHLGCFSCCECERRLQRGDEFVLKEGQLLCRMDYEKEREMLAAISPTPTESVKSEDEDGGGGSGGGKGGDEGKEHKRSKRPRTILTTQQRRAFKASFEVSAKPCRKVRETLAAETGLTVRVVQVWFQNQRAKMKKIARRQQQQQQQQQEQEQLGGTRRGPSRGGRQSNDDSEDGSSTHGMDGILGYPSLPRQQLLTLDPNIYGGEPFRHGLTPPQLSNEQLHSYDSETVFHDLDSDGSLGHLGDCLLATGEGGLLQGRVGNPIDRLYSMQNSYFTS; via the exons ATGTTGCCAACCGAGATTTCAGGAGGAGTGTGTTTCACCTCAAG CAGCCACActgagggaaggagagaagggatgAAAACGGAGGAGAGCCAGCAGTCCTGCCTGCAGCAACCTCCATCCTCAACGCCTTTTG GTCCGGAGTACACAGGAGGGGGAGAGGTGTGTGCGGGGTGCGACTCTCCCATCGCCGACCGCTTCCTGCTGCGCGTGAACGAGCGCTCCTGGCACGAGACCTGCGTCAAGTGCACCGTGTGTTTGAGCGCGCTCACCGGGACCTGTTACTGCAGGGACCGCCTGCTCTACTGCAAGCTCGACTATGAGAA GCTGTTTGTAAGGAAGTGCAGCGCCTGTCTGCAGGTGATTGGACGTTCAGAGCTGATTATGCGTGTGCTAGGCCAGGTGTACCACCTGGGCTGCTTCAGCTGCTGTGAGTGTGAACGCCGACTGCAGAGAGGTGATGAGTTTGTGCTGAAAGAAGGCCAGCTGCTCTGTCGCATGGACTATGAGAAGGAGAGGGAAATGCTCGCTGCCATCAGCCCCACACCAACTGAATCAG TGAAAAGTGAGGATGAGGACGGTGGAGGGGGCTCTGGTGGGGGGAAAGGTGGTGATGAAGGCAAGGAGCACAAGCGCTCAAAACGACCACGCACTATCTTGACCACACAGCAGCGCCGTGCGTTCAAGGCCTCCTTTGAAGTGTCTGCTAAGCCTTGTCGTAAG GTGAGAGAGACACTGGCTGCTGAGACTGGGCTGACAGTGCGAGTCGTGCAGGTGTGGTTTCAAAACCAGAGGGCCAAG ATGAAGAAGATAGCTCGGcgacagcagcaacagcagcaacagcagcaggagcaagAACAGCTTGGAGGGACCAGGAGAGGACCGAGTAGAGGGGGCCGCCAGAGCAACGATGACAGTGAGG ATGGCTCTAGTACCCATGGCATGGATGGGATCCTGGGATATCCCTCTCTGCCACGGCAGCAACTACTCACTCTGGATCCCAACATCTATGGTGGGGAGCCTTTTCGACATGGGCTTACACCGCCTCAGCTGAGCAACGAGCAGCTCCACTCTTATG ACTCAGAGACAGTGTTTCATGACCTGGACAGCGATGGAAGCCTTGGTCACCTTGGCGACTGCCTCCTAGCAACAGGGGAGGGTGGCCTCCTGCAAGGGCGAGTGGGAAACCCCATCGACCGTCTCTACTCCATGCAGAACTCCTACTTCACCTCCTGA